Proteins encoded in a region of the Carassius carassius chromosome 49, fCarCar2.1, whole genome shotgun sequence genome:
- the LOC132132818 gene encoding uncharacterized protein LOC132132818 isoform X1, translated as MAKQCSIVVKCIDFYSSLPGPVILEMGRRAADHTTPVPVLGEPALLGTRIWRAITSGTSSMAALTLSSLSHHCNVGVQTSPAMRNNQLQLNGKHVDACNSQSENKVIMPPNGHIPNKADKKECNGKEKTKSIIIKRKVLETKMKKGVTFEGLERDICENIMEEGQCHNCPIRTSPPLRSVANCMLKPRRNCHFTNGSIVDSEVMGGISSDISEGEESSTRQKKTLPPHSTPHRPPETICSTCGGRQNPVPHGLYSQIRMITPPKTVGSLGLQSRHSSPHYPGKDVQEYTQIERHTNCSATQSDQHPMSTNLHSYLNMNINKEWPLSVQPSQQNEASNLSNHHAVKRESSADTHINHTSRSSALNTHTLTVTVKDYRGSTKVVNTHLNAHKPHNSCPCRSPVSVNLPQTHKNSLSEKPDATQLTNTRIPYTNTHFRSSHQPNPDEKQPTQVNQVKPTHSESPQPQNKTHIKSLQTTSKQQMFPQTSTLQNTKLQSSDALLKCSRLNQTKSPSCFHLHSNIKHQYIVQSCVNEGVISSTASKIHRQVQFPSGLESMPDTHTKPSMCSQTNFGIKTQSRTKIYADTESESTPCDSHSHFALVTHTPKLSGPHREPRHASIHNGTPSPTSTHKEASHTSTQRTNTSGTSLQSVSVHKDALSHLYSESKSQNDTRFFSRAPNISTHHKATFMMQTVNHQNLSNAFTSSQTEVEVHPYTKECSQTSPIKSASHALGVLSKTPHRQTEPTVLRRSVLNQLNNDTLESSLLAIASARSFPQATTHKRTEYIFWRDTDLKKPADIKAAEPEGQMIKGSQHSLHPPNKPPPSCRPPKPSSAPPQAPACKFTTGCSENRGLNVASNQNPLLGSSGTLPTEHSQKDGSIQNSKTQMESQSDGARPIPSEHCSITHDHPDSVARLLPASPQCGSPRDPKHRLEMVEASLQSNKERITTLLNIIQDLEMSHATSKGWQCFQTGQDFSDCSTCQKTACAVYSVEYDFRQQERRFKELFQSLCPLSPERKEVYEGSLPLLTLLIQNHKLHQLNANIMTHSQSVNQTQSQPQIISQIQCQIQAQSQSQTQPQPQSQYRTQAQPQVVTQIQSQIQSQSQIPFQPQIQSQNQIISQIQSQTEIMPQILPQIQIMSQIQSQAHPQNQCLFKAKIKRKFYRKLFSWLPHKVQMK; from the exons ATGGCAAAACA GTGTTCCATAGTGGTCAAATGCATTGATTTCTACTCAAGTCTGCCTGGACCAGTTATACTTGAAATGGGTAGACGAGCAGCTGATCACACCACTCCAGTGCCAGTTCTTGGAGAGCCCGCACTTTTGGGGACACGCATTTGGAGGGCCATCACAAGTGGGACCAGTAGTATGGCGGCCCTCACACTCTCATCACTGTCTCATCACTGTAATGTCGGTGTGCAGACATCACCTGCAATGAGAAACAACCAACTACAGCTGAACGGCAAACATGTGGACGCTTGTAATAGTCAATCAGAAAACAAAGTGATCATGCCACCCAATGGCCACATTCCAAACAAGGCCGATAAAAAGGAGTGTAAtgggaaagaaaaaacaaaaagtatAATTATTAAACGAAAAGTTCTGGAGACTAAAATGAAAAAGGGTGTGACCTTTGAGGGACTGGAGAGGGATATTTGTGAAAACATCATGGAAGAGGGGCAGTGCCATAACTGTCCAATTAGAACCAGTCCCCCATTGAGAAGTGTGGCTAATTGCATGTTAAAACCGAGAAGGAACTGTCACTTCACCAATGGGAGCATAGTTGACTCTGAGGTAATGGGCGGGATCAGCAGTGACATCAGTGAAGGAGAGGAGTCTTCCAccagacagaaaaaaacattaccgccACACTCAACTCCTCACAGACCTCCTGAGACCATCTGCAGCACTTGTGGAGGAAGGCAGAATCCAGTGCCTCATGGACTCTACAGCCAAATAAGGATGATAACACCACCAAAAACTGTAGGTTCTCTGGGACTCCAGTCTAGACATTCATCCCCTCATTATCCTGGGAAGGATGTGCAGGAATACACGCAGATAGAAAGGCACACCAACTGCAGTGCTACACAGTCAGACCAGCACCCCATGAGCACTAACCTTCATTCTTATCTCAACATGAATATAAACAAGGAATGGCCATTATCTGTGCAGCCTTCTCAGCAGAATGAAGCATCAAACCTCAGTAATCATCACGCAGTCAAGAGGGAATCTAGTGCTGACACACACATTAATCATACCAGTCGCTCATCGGCTCTAAATACACACACTCTTACTGTTACCGTGAAAGACTATAGAGGGTCAACAAAGGTTGTAAACACACACTTGAACGCTCACAAACCTCACAACTCTTGTCCCTGCAGATCTCCTGTGTCTGTCAACCTTccccaaacacacaaaaacagccTGTCAGAGAAGCCAGATGCCACACAGTTGACAAATACCAGAATACCATACACAAACACCCACTTCAGATCATCTCACCAGCCAAACCCTGATGAGAAACAACCAACTCAAGTAAACCAAGTTAAACCTACACACTCAGAGTCTCCCCAGccacaaaataaaacacacatcaAATCTTTGCAAACTACTTCGAAACAACAAATGTTCCCCCAAACTAGCACACTGCAGAACACCAAACTTCAAAGCAGTGATGCACTTTTGAAATGCTCACGTTTAAATCAGACAAAATCCCCTtcttgttttcatttacattcaAACATTAAACATCAGTATATAGTGCAGAGTTGTGTGAATGAAGGTGTCATATCCTCCACTGCTTCAAAAATTCACAGACAGGTTCAATTCCCTAGTGGATTAGAGTCCATGCCTGACACGCACACTAAACCATCAATGTGCTCACAAACAAATTTCGGCATTAAAACTCAAAGCAGGACGAAAATCTATGCTGACACGGAGTCAGAATCTACACCCTGTGATTCACATTCGCATTTTGCACTGGTGACACACACACCTAAACTCTCAGGGCCTCACAGAGAACCACGTCACGCATCGATACACAACGGCACTCCTTCACCCACCAGCACACACAAGGAAGCTTCCCACACATCCACACAGCGAACAAACACCAGTGGAACATCACTGCAGAGTGTATCCGTGCATAAAGACGCACTGTCACATCTTTATAGTGAGTCAAAAAGCCAAAATGACACTCGCTTTTTTTCACGTGCCCCAAATATCTCAACCCATCACAAAGCAACATTTATGATGCAAACAGTCAACCATCAGAACCTCTCAAATGCATTTACCTCCTCTCAGACTGAGGTGGAGGTGCATCCGTACACCAAAGAATGTTCTCAAACAAGCCCAATCAAATCAGCCTCGCACGCTTTAGGTGTTCTTTCAAAAACGCCACATAGACAGACAGAGCCTACGGTTCTCAGACGCTCTGTCCTGAATCAGCTTAATAATGACACTCTTGAGTCCTCATTACTAGCCATCGCTTCCGCTAGGTCTTTTCCTCAAGCTACAACACACAAAAGGACTGAATATATATTTTGGAGAGACACAGATTTAAAGAAACCGGCTGATATTAAGGCAGCAGAACCAGAAGGTCAAATGATCAAAGGCTCACAACACTCGCTTCATCCTCCAAACAAACCACCTCCCTCTTGTCGACCTCCGAAACCTTCTTCTGCACCTCCACAAGCACCAGCTTGTAAATTCACAACAGGGTGCAGTGAAAACAGAGGCCTGAATGTGGCCTCCAATCAAAACCCACTTCTGGGATCCTCAGGCACTTTGCCTACAGAACACTCACAGAAAGATGGAAGTATCCAGAACTCAAAGACACAGATGGAATCTCAGTCTGATGGGGCTAGGCCCATCCCTAGTGAACACTGTTCCATAACACATGACCATCCGGATTCTGTGGCCCGGTTGCTGCCTGCATCGCCTCAGTGTGGCAGTCCGCGGGACCCTAAGCACAGATTAGAGATGGTAGAAGCGAGTCTGCAGTCCAACAAGGAAAGAATCACAACTCTGCTTAACATCATCCAGGACCTGGAGATGAGCCATGCAACCAGcaaagg TTGGCAGTGTTTTCAGACTGGCCAAGACTTCAGTGACTGTTCCACCTGTCAGAAGACTGCATGTGCTGTTTACAG TGTGGAGTATGACTTCCGTCAACAGGAGAGAAGATTCAAGGAACTCTTCCAGAGTCTGTGCCCATTATCCCCAGAGAGGAAAGAAGTATATGAAGGATCTCTGCCTTTACTCACCTTACTCATTCAGAATCACAAATTACACCAGCTAAATGCAAACATTATGACCCATAGCCAATCTGTGAATCAAACTCAAAGTCAGCCTCAGATTATTTCTCAGATTCAATGCCAGATTCAGGCTCaatctcagtctcaaacccagccgCAGCCACAGAGTCAGTATCGGACTCAGGCTCAGCCACAGGTTGTAACTCAGATTCAGTCTCAGATTCAATCTCAGTCACAGATTCCGTTTCAGCCACAGATTCAATCTCAAAATCAAATTATATCTCAGATTCAATCCCAGACTGAGATTATGCCTCAGATTTTGCCTCAAATTCAGATTATGTCTCAGATTCAGTCTCAGGCTCACCCTCAGAATCAGTGCTTGTTCAAGGCTAAAATCAAAAGGAAGTTTTACAGGAAACTGTTCAGCTGGCTACCACACAAAGTCCAAATGAAATGA
- the LOC132132818 gene encoding uncharacterized protein LOC132132818 isoform X2, with product MGRRAADHTTPVPVLGEPALLGTRIWRAITSGTSSMAALTLSSLSHHCNVGVQTSPAMRNNQLQLNGKHVDACNSQSENKVIMPPNGHIPNKADKKECNGKEKTKSIIIKRKVLETKMKKGVTFEGLERDICENIMEEGQCHNCPIRTSPPLRSVANCMLKPRRNCHFTNGSIVDSEVMGGISSDISEGEESSTRQKKTLPPHSTPHRPPETICSTCGGRQNPVPHGLYSQIRMITPPKTVGSLGLQSRHSSPHYPGKDVQEYTQIERHTNCSATQSDQHPMSTNLHSYLNMNINKEWPLSVQPSQQNEASNLSNHHAVKRESSADTHINHTSRSSALNTHTLTVTVKDYRGSTKVVNTHLNAHKPHNSCPCRSPVSVNLPQTHKNSLSEKPDATQLTNTRIPYTNTHFRSSHQPNPDEKQPTQVNQVKPTHSESPQPQNKTHIKSLQTTSKQQMFPQTSTLQNTKLQSSDALLKCSRLNQTKSPSCFHLHSNIKHQYIVQSCVNEGVISSTASKIHRQVQFPSGLESMPDTHTKPSMCSQTNFGIKTQSRTKIYADTESESTPCDSHSHFALVTHTPKLSGPHREPRHASIHNGTPSPTSTHKEASHTSTQRTNTSGTSLQSVSVHKDALSHLYSESKSQNDTRFFSRAPNISTHHKATFMMQTVNHQNLSNAFTSSQTEVEVHPYTKECSQTSPIKSASHALGVLSKTPHRQTEPTVLRRSVLNQLNNDTLESSLLAIASARSFPQATTHKRTEYIFWRDTDLKKPADIKAAEPEGQMIKGSQHSLHPPNKPPPSCRPPKPSSAPPQAPACKFTTGCSENRGLNVASNQNPLLGSSGTLPTEHSQKDGSIQNSKTQMESQSDGARPIPSEHCSITHDHPDSVARLLPASPQCGSPRDPKHRLEMVEASLQSNKERITTLLNIIQDLEMSHATSKGWQCFQTGQDFSDCSTCQKTACAVYSVEYDFRQQERRFKELFQSLCPLSPERKEVYEGSLPLLTLLIQNHKLHQLNANIMTHSQSVNQTQSQPQIISQIQCQIQAQSQSQTQPQPQSQYRTQAQPQVVTQIQSQIQSQSQIPFQPQIQSQNQIISQIQSQTEIMPQILPQIQIMSQIQSQAHPQNQCLFKAKIKRKFYRKLFSWLPHKVQMK from the exons ATGGGTAGACGAGCAGCTGATCACACCACTCCAGTGCCAGTTCTTGGAGAGCCCGCACTTTTGGGGACACGCATTTGGAGGGCCATCACAAGTGGGACCAGTAGTATGGCGGCCCTCACACTCTCATCACTGTCTCATCACTGTAATGTCGGTGTGCAGACATCACCTGCAATGAGAAACAACCAACTACAGCTGAACGGCAAACATGTGGACGCTTGTAATAGTCAATCAGAAAACAAAGTGATCATGCCACCCAATGGCCACATTCCAAACAAGGCCGATAAAAAGGAGTGTAAtgggaaagaaaaaacaaaaagtatAATTATTAAACGAAAAGTTCTGGAGACTAAAATGAAAAAGGGTGTGACCTTTGAGGGACTGGAGAGGGATATTTGTGAAAACATCATGGAAGAGGGGCAGTGCCATAACTGTCCAATTAGAACCAGTCCCCCATTGAGAAGTGTGGCTAATTGCATGTTAAAACCGAGAAGGAACTGTCACTTCACCAATGGGAGCATAGTTGACTCTGAGGTAATGGGCGGGATCAGCAGTGACATCAGTGAAGGAGAGGAGTCTTCCAccagacagaaaaaaacattaccgccACACTCAACTCCTCACAGACCTCCTGAGACCATCTGCAGCACTTGTGGAGGAAGGCAGAATCCAGTGCCTCATGGACTCTACAGCCAAATAAGGATGATAACACCACCAAAAACTGTAGGTTCTCTGGGACTCCAGTCTAGACATTCATCCCCTCATTATCCTGGGAAGGATGTGCAGGAATACACGCAGATAGAAAGGCACACCAACTGCAGTGCTACACAGTCAGACCAGCACCCCATGAGCACTAACCTTCATTCTTATCTCAACATGAATATAAACAAGGAATGGCCATTATCTGTGCAGCCTTCTCAGCAGAATGAAGCATCAAACCTCAGTAATCATCACGCAGTCAAGAGGGAATCTAGTGCTGACACACACATTAATCATACCAGTCGCTCATCGGCTCTAAATACACACACTCTTACTGTTACCGTGAAAGACTATAGAGGGTCAACAAAGGTTGTAAACACACACTTGAACGCTCACAAACCTCACAACTCTTGTCCCTGCAGATCTCCTGTGTCTGTCAACCTTccccaaacacacaaaaacagccTGTCAGAGAAGCCAGATGCCACACAGTTGACAAATACCAGAATACCATACACAAACACCCACTTCAGATCATCTCACCAGCCAAACCCTGATGAGAAACAACCAACTCAAGTAAACCAAGTTAAACCTACACACTCAGAGTCTCCCCAGccacaaaataaaacacacatcaAATCTTTGCAAACTACTTCGAAACAACAAATGTTCCCCCAAACTAGCACACTGCAGAACACCAAACTTCAAAGCAGTGATGCACTTTTGAAATGCTCACGTTTAAATCAGACAAAATCCCCTtcttgttttcatttacattcaAACATTAAACATCAGTATATAGTGCAGAGTTGTGTGAATGAAGGTGTCATATCCTCCACTGCTTCAAAAATTCACAGACAGGTTCAATTCCCTAGTGGATTAGAGTCCATGCCTGACACGCACACTAAACCATCAATGTGCTCACAAACAAATTTCGGCATTAAAACTCAAAGCAGGACGAAAATCTATGCTGACACGGAGTCAGAATCTACACCCTGTGATTCACATTCGCATTTTGCACTGGTGACACACACACCTAAACTCTCAGGGCCTCACAGAGAACCACGTCACGCATCGATACACAACGGCACTCCTTCACCCACCAGCACACACAAGGAAGCTTCCCACACATCCACACAGCGAACAAACACCAGTGGAACATCACTGCAGAGTGTATCCGTGCATAAAGACGCACTGTCACATCTTTATAGTGAGTCAAAAAGCCAAAATGACACTCGCTTTTTTTCACGTGCCCCAAATATCTCAACCCATCACAAAGCAACATTTATGATGCAAACAGTCAACCATCAGAACCTCTCAAATGCATTTACCTCCTCTCAGACTGAGGTGGAGGTGCATCCGTACACCAAAGAATGTTCTCAAACAAGCCCAATCAAATCAGCCTCGCACGCTTTAGGTGTTCTTTCAAAAACGCCACATAGACAGACAGAGCCTACGGTTCTCAGACGCTCTGTCCTGAATCAGCTTAATAATGACACTCTTGAGTCCTCATTACTAGCCATCGCTTCCGCTAGGTCTTTTCCTCAAGCTACAACACACAAAAGGACTGAATATATATTTTGGAGAGACACAGATTTAAAGAAACCGGCTGATATTAAGGCAGCAGAACCAGAAGGTCAAATGATCAAAGGCTCACAACACTCGCTTCATCCTCCAAACAAACCACCTCCCTCTTGTCGACCTCCGAAACCTTCTTCTGCACCTCCACAAGCACCAGCTTGTAAATTCACAACAGGGTGCAGTGAAAACAGAGGCCTGAATGTGGCCTCCAATCAAAACCCACTTCTGGGATCCTCAGGCACTTTGCCTACAGAACACTCACAGAAAGATGGAAGTATCCAGAACTCAAAGACACAGATGGAATCTCAGTCTGATGGGGCTAGGCCCATCCCTAGTGAACACTGTTCCATAACACATGACCATCCGGATTCTGTGGCCCGGTTGCTGCCTGCATCGCCTCAGTGTGGCAGTCCGCGGGACCCTAAGCACAGATTAGAGATGGTAGAAGCGAGTCTGCAGTCCAACAAGGAAAGAATCACAACTCTGCTTAACATCATCCAGGACCTGGAGATGAGCCATGCAACCAGcaaagg TTGGCAGTGTTTTCAGACTGGCCAAGACTTCAGTGACTGTTCCACCTGTCAGAAGACTGCATGTGCTGTTTACAG TGTGGAGTATGACTTCCGTCAACAGGAGAGAAGATTCAAGGAACTCTTCCAGAGTCTGTGCCCATTATCCCCAGAGAGGAAAGAAGTATATGAAGGATCTCTGCCTTTACTCACCTTACTCATTCAGAATCACAAATTACACCAGCTAAATGCAAACATTATGACCCATAGCCAATCTGTGAATCAAACTCAAAGTCAGCCTCAGATTATTTCTCAGATTCAATGCCAGATTCAGGCTCaatctcagtctcaaacccagccgCAGCCACAGAGTCAGTATCGGACTCAGGCTCAGCCACAGGTTGTAACTCAGATTCAGTCTCAGATTCAATCTCAGTCACAGATTCCGTTTCAGCCACAGATTCAATCTCAAAATCAAATTATATCTCAGATTCAATCCCAGACTGAGATTATGCCTCAGATTTTGCCTCAAATTCAGATTATGTCTCAGATTCAGTCTCAGGCTCACCCTCAGAATCAGTGCTTGTTCAAGGCTAAAATCAAAAGGAAGTTTTACAGGAAACTGTTCAGCTGGCTACCACACAAAGTCCAAATGAAATGA